A region from the uncultured Ilyobacter sp. genome encodes:
- a CDS encoding co-chaperone GroES, with translation MTIRPIGERVLVKSIKMEEKTASGLIIPGAADKEKPNLGIIEAVGSGEKLQDVKNGDKIVYAKFAGTEIKDGSERYLILNIEDVLAVVE, from the coding sequence ATGACAATAAGACCTATAGGGGAAAGAGTACTTGTAAAATCTATAAAAATGGAAGAAAAAACAGCAAGCGGACTCATTATTCCCGGAGCAGCAGATAAAGAAAAACCCAATCTTGGGATAATAGAAGCAGTTGGATCGGGAGAAAAACTTCAAGATGTTAAAAATGGAGATAAAATAGTATATGCTAAGTTCGCCGGGACAGAGATAAAGGACGGGTCAGAAAGGTACCTTATCCTGAATATAGAAGATGTTCTTGCAGTTGTAGAGTAA
- the trmB gene encoding tRNA (guanosine(46)-N7)-methyltransferase TrmB yields MSNTEVGDIWKHFFDRPRRNYNPYMVKLNDYPKYIMYDKEVMDSYRGRWNEYFGNKNPIYLEIGSGSGNFANSMCERHPERNHMALEIRFKRLVLSARKSESLGLENILFIKRRGEEIVNFIGEEEIEGMYINFPDPWDGKEKNRILQPGLFKLLDVILKKEGTLFFKTDHDGYYSDVLKFMEKMDGYKVVYHTSDLHNSPLIEENIQTEFESLFIYKHNKNINYIEIKKTK; encoded by the coding sequence ATATCTGGAAGCATTTCTTTGATCGTCCCAGGAGGAATTATAACCCGTATATGGTGAAACTAAATGACTATCCTAAATATATAATGTATGATAAAGAGGTTATGGATTCATATAGGGGGAGATGGAATGAGTACTTTGGGAACAAAAATCCCATTTATTTAGAAATAGGATCAGGGAGCGGAAATTTCGCCAACTCTATGTGTGAAAGACACCCTGAAAGAAATCATATGGCTCTTGAAATAAGATTCAAAAGACTGGTTTTGTCCGCAAGAAAATCGGAGTCCCTTGGCCTTGAAAATATACTTTTCATCAAGAGAAGGGGTGAAGAGATAGTCAACTTTATAGGGGAAGAGGAGATAGAGGGGATGTACATCAATTTTCCAGACCCATGGGACGGAAAAGAGAAGAACAGAATTCTACAGCCAGGCCTTTTTAAACTTTTAGATGTAATTTTAAAAAAAGAAGGAACCCTTTTCTTTAAAACTGATCATGACGGATACTATTCTGATGTACTTAAATTTATGGAAAAAATGGATGGTTACAAGGTGGTTTATCATACGTCTGATCTTCATAACAGTCCATTGATAGAAGAGAATATTCAGACGGAGTTTGAAAGTCTGTTTATATATAAGCACAATAAAAATATTAATTACATAGAGATCAAAAAAACAAAATAG
- a CDS encoding adenylosuccinate synthase, giving the protein MAGYVVVGTQWGDEGKGKIIDVLAHKADYVVRFQGGNNAGHTVVVNGEKFVLHLLPSGMLHGNGKCIIGPGVVVDIKVLLGELEVLEKRGAKVDHLFISDRAHIITPYHVRLDELREEARGDQKIGTTKRGIGPCYADKITRCGLRMVDLLDMETFEGKLRTNLEEKNEVFEKIYGVEKMDFDQMLAEFKEYSKKIGHRIIDSVPEVNEALDQDKFVLFEGAQAMMLDINYGTYPYVTSSSPTTAGVTTGVGVAPKKIDKAIGVMKAYTTRVGEGPFVTELEDEIGERLRDIGGEYGATTGRPRRCGWIDLVVGKFAVDINGLTDVVITKIDVLSGLEKINICVGYEIDGEIYTTVPSSIERLAKAKAVYEELPGWEEDITGMREYDELPENCKNYLKRVEEIIGCQISMVSVGPDRTQNIFLREI; this is encoded by the coding sequence ATGGCAGGTTACGTAGTAGTTGGAACTCAGTGGGGAGATGAAGGTAAGGGTAAAATTATAGACGTCTTAGCTCATAAGGCTGATTATGTTGTGAGGTTTCAGGGAGGAAACAATGCTGGTCACACAGTGGTTGTGAACGGTGAGAAGTTTGTACTTCATCTTCTTCCTTCAGGAATGCTTCACGGAAATGGTAAGTGTATAATAGGCCCGGGAGTTGTAGTAGATATCAAGGTTCTTCTAGGTGAGTTAGAAGTTCTAGAAAAAAGAGGGGCAAAAGTAGATCATCTTTTTATAAGTGATAGGGCACATATAATTACTCCTTACCATGTAAGACTAGATGAACTCAGAGAAGAAGCTAGAGGGGATCAGAAGATAGGAACTACAAAGAGAGGAATAGGACCTTGTTATGCTGATAAAATAACTAGATGCGGTCTTAGAATGGTGGACCTTCTTGATATGGAAACTTTTGAAGGTAAACTGAGAACCAATCTAGAAGAGAAAAATGAAGTTTTTGAGAAAATCTACGGTGTAGAAAAAATGGACTTTGATCAGATGCTTGCTGAATTTAAAGAATACTCTAAAAAAATAGGTCACAGAATAATAGACTCTGTACCTGAGGTAAATGAAGCTTTAGACCAGGATAAATTTGTGCTTTTCGAAGGGGCTCAGGCAATGATGCTTGACATCAACTACGGAACTTATCCATATGTGACATCATCTTCTCCTACAACTGCAGGAGTAACAACAGGAGTAGGTGTAGCACCTAAGAAAATCGACAAGGCTATAGGGGTAATGAAGGCTTACACTACAAGAGTAGGAGAGGGACCTTTTGTAACTGAACTTGAAGACGAAATAGGTGAAAGGCTTAGAGATATCGGTGGAGAATACGGTGCTACTACAGGAAGACCGAGAAGATGTGGATGGATCGATCTTGTGGTGGGTAAATTTGCTGTAGATATAAACGGTCTGACAGATGTAGTTATCACAAAGATAGATGTACTAAGCGGACTTGAAAAAATAAATATATGTGTAGGATACGAAATCGACGGAGAGATCTATACTACAGTGCCATCCTCTATTGAAAGATTGGCAAAAGCTAAGGCTGTATATGAGGAACTTCCAGGTTGGGAAGAGGATATAACAGGAATGAGAGAATATGATGAGCTTCCTGAAAACTGTAAGAATTATCTAAAAAGAGTGGAAGAAATTATCGGATGTCAGATCTCAATGGTATCAGTAGGACCAGACAGAACACAAAATATTTTTTTAAGAGAGATATAA
- the ffh gene encoding signal recognition particle protein, producing the protein MLDNLGTRFQEIFKKVKGHGKLSEDNIKSALKEVRLSLLEADVNYKVVKEFVNKIKEKSVGEEVITGINPGQQFVKLVNDELVELLGGTNARLTKSAKNPTVIMLAGLQGAGKTTFAAKLAKFLKKKGERPYLVGADVYRPAAMKQLQVLGTQIDVPVYIQEGSKDARGICNDGLNVAKENNATYVILDTAGRLHVDESLMEELKDIKKVTRPQEILLVVDAMIGQDAVNLAQSFNNSLNIDGVVLTKLDGDTRGGAALSIKAVVGKPIKFIGIGEKIDDIELFHPERLVSRILGMGDVVSLVEKAQEAIDEDDAKSLEEKIKNQSFDLEDFLKQLQNIKKLGPLGGILKMLPGAGQLGDLAPAEKEMKKVEAVIQSMTREERKKPEILKASRKKRIAKGSGVEVSDVNKLLKQFDQMKQVMKMFSNGNFPQMPGMMGGRGKKKFPF; encoded by the coding sequence ATGTTAGATAATTTAGGTACAAGATTTCAAGAAATATTTAAAAAAGTCAAGGGGCATGGAAAGCTAAGTGAAGACAATATAAAATCCGCTTTGAAAGAGGTAAGATTATCCCTTTTAGAAGCAGATGTAAACTATAAAGTTGTCAAAGAGTTTGTAAATAAAATAAAGGAAAAATCCGTTGGGGAAGAGGTAATAACCGGTATAAACCCAGGACAGCAGTTTGTAAAATTAGTAAATGATGAACTAGTAGAACTCCTAGGAGGTACAAATGCCAGACTTACAAAGTCGGCAAAAAATCCTACAGTTATAATGCTGGCAGGACTTCAGGGAGCAGGGAAGACCACCTTTGCTGCAAAACTTGCAAAATTCCTCAAGAAAAAAGGTGAAAGACCTTATCTGGTGGGAGCTGACGTATATAGGCCCGCTGCGATGAAACAGCTTCAGGTTTTAGGAACTCAAATAGATGTCCCCGTGTATATCCAAGAGGGAAGCAAAGATGCTAGAGGAATATGTAATGATGGTCTGAATGTCGCAAAAGAAAATAATGCAACTTACGTCATCCTAGATACGGCAGGAAGACTTCATGTAGATGAGTCACTAATGGAAGAACTTAAAGATATAAAAAAAGTTACCAGACCTCAAGAGATACTTCTAGTAGTGGATGCCATGATAGGTCAGGACGCAGTAAACTTAGCACAATCATTTAACAATTCACTGAATATAGACGGCGTTGTACTGACAAAATTGGACGGAGACACAAGAGGTGGAGCAGCCCTTTCCATAAAGGCAGTTGTAGGTAAGCCCATTAAGTTCATAGGAATCGGGGAGAAAATTGACGACATAGAGTTATTTCACCCTGAAAGACTTGTCTCAAGAATATTGGGAATGGGAGATGTAGTTTCTCTTGTTGAAAAAGCTCAGGAAGCTATCGACGAGGATGATGCTAAGTCTCTAGAAGAAAAAATAAAAAATCAGAGCTTTGATCTAGAGGATTTCTTGAAACAGCTCCAGAATATAAAAAAGCTTGGACCTTTGGGTGGTATATTAAAAATGCTTCCAGGTGCTGGTCAGCTAGGGGATCTTGCTCCAGCAGAAAAAGAGATGAAAAAAGTAGAGGCTGTTATACAGTCTATGACTAGAGAAGAGAGAAAAAAACCTGAAATTCTTAAAGCCAGCAGGAAAAAGAGAATAGCAAAGGGAAGCGGCGTAGAGGTTTCAGATGTAAATAAACTTTTAAAGCAGTTTGATCAGATGAAGCAGGTTATGAAAATGTTTAGTAACGGGAACTTTCCACAGATGCCTGGAATGATGGGCGGAAGAGGAAAAAAGAAGTTTCCTTTTTAA
- the groL gene encoding chaperonin GroEL (60 kDa chaperone family; promotes refolding of misfolded polypeptides especially under stressful conditions; forms two stacked rings of heptamers to form a barrel-shaped 14mer; ends can be capped by GroES; misfolded proteins enter the barrel where they are refolded when GroES binds): protein MAKILKFNEEGRKKLEAGVNTLADAVKITLGPRGRNVVLEKAFGAPLITNDGVSIAKEIELEDPFENVGAQLVKEVATKANDVAGDGTTTATVLAQAMVKEGLKMVSAGANPMFIKKGMEKAVKEAVKHLKERAKKIQDNEEIAQVASISASDEEIGALIADAMQKVGETGVITVEEAKSFETTLEVVEGMQFDKGYVSPYMATDPERMEGNLENPYILITDKKISNMKEILPILEATMQESKPLLIIAEDLEGEALATLVVNKLRGTLNVIAVKAPAFGDRRKAMLEDIAVLTGGEVISEEKAMKLEDVQLYNLGRAKRVKVTKDNTVIVDGLGAQHDIDAKVNQIKSQVEESTSDYDKEKLQERLAKLSGGVAVIRVGAVTETEMKEKKLRIEDALNATRAAVEEGIVPGGGTIMIEIVKAMEEFTLEGEEGIGVEIVKKALMAPLRQIAENAGLDAGVVLEKVKSLPEGHGFNAAKEEYTNMLEAGIIDPAKVTRSAIQNSGSISALILTTEVVVVEKKEAKDDAQNPGMMPGMM, encoded by the coding sequence ATGGCTAAGATACTTAAATTTAACGAAGAAGGAAGAAAAAAACTTGAGGCAGGTGTAAATACTCTTGCAGATGCAGTGAAGATAACATTGGGCCCTAGAGGAAGAAACGTCGTACTTGAGAAGGCTTTTGGAGCTCCTCTTATAACAAATGATGGAGTATCAATTGCCAAGGAGATAGAACTAGAGGATCCTTTTGAAAATGTAGGGGCACAACTAGTAAAAGAAGTCGCAACAAAGGCTAATGACGTGGCTGGAGATGGTACAACTACAGCAACAGTACTTGCTCAGGCCATGGTAAAAGAGGGCCTTAAAATGGTGAGTGCAGGGGCAAATCCTATGTTTATCAAAAAAGGTATGGAAAAAGCTGTAAAAGAAGCGGTGAAACACCTCAAGGAGAGGGCTAAAAAGATACAGGATAACGAAGAGATAGCTCAGGTGGCATCTATATCAGCGTCAGATGAAGAGATCGGGGCCCTTATAGCAGATGCTATGCAAAAGGTTGGAGAGACTGGGGTAATAACAGTGGAAGAAGCCAAGTCTTTTGAAACAACTCTTGAAGTTGTAGAAGGGATGCAATTTGATAAGGGCTATGTATCTCCTTATATGGCAACAGATCCAGAAAGAATGGAGGGTAACCTTGAAAATCCATATATTCTGATCACAGACAAGAAAATCTCAAATATGAAAGAGATATTACCTATATTAGAAGCAACAATGCAGGAATCTAAACCTCTTCTTATAATAGCAGAGGATCTAGAGGGAGAGGCACTGGCTACCCTTGTGGTAAATAAGCTCAGAGGAACCTTAAATGTAATAGCCGTAAAGGCGCCTGCCTTTGGAGACAGAAGAAAAGCGATGCTAGAAGACATAGCGGTACTTACAGGGGGAGAGGTAATCTCTGAAGAGAAAGCTATGAAATTAGAAGATGTGCAGCTCTATAATCTTGGAAGAGCAAAAAGAGTAAAGGTAACAAAGGATAATACGGTTATAGTGGACGGACTTGGAGCACAACATGATATAGATGCGAAGGTAAATCAGATAAAATCACAAGTAGAGGAGTCTACATCTGATTATGATAAAGAAAAACTCCAGGAAAGACTGGCAAAACTTTCTGGAGGGGTAGCAGTAATAAGAGTAGGGGCAGTGACAGAGACTGAGATGAAGGAGAAAAAACTCAGAATAGAAGATGCCCTAAATGCAACAAGAGCGGCTGTAGAGGAAGGAATAGTGCCAGGCGGAGGAACTATCATGATAGAGATAGTAAAAGCCATGGAAGAATTCACTTTAGAAGGGGAAGAGGGTATAGGTGTAGAGATAGTAAAGAAAGCCCTCATGGCTCCTCTCAGGCAGATAGCTGAAAATGCCGGCCTTGATGCAGGAGTGGTACTAGAAAAGGTAAAATCTCTTCCAGAAGGACATGGATTCAATGCCGCTAAGGAAGAATATACAAATATGTTAGAAGCAGGAATAATAGACCCGGCTAAAGTAACTAGATCAGCCATACAAAACTCGGGCTCTATATCTGCGTTAATTCTCACAACTGAAGTTGTGGTGGTAGAAAAAAAAGAAGCCAAGGACGATGCGCAAAATCCAGGTATGATGCCTGGTATGATGTAA
- a CDS encoding YlxM family DNA-binding protein, whose amino-acid sequence MELSDFLEVSLLMDYYKNLLSDKQKEYMIEHFERDLSLSEIAKEHDVSRQAVYDNIRRGIKILKEYEEKIGFYKREREIKNSLLKLKEEFTPEKLEEIIESIDL is encoded by the coding sequence ATGGAGTTGAGTGATTTTTTAGAAGTTTCACTGCTGATGGATTACTATAAGAACCTTCTCAGTGATAAGCAAAAAGAATATATGATTGAACACTTTGAGAGAGATCTTTCTCTATCTGAAATTGCAAAAGAACATGATGTCAGCAGGCAGGCTGTTTATGACAATATCAGAAGAGGAATAAAAATATTGAAAGAATACGAAGAAAAAATAGGTTTTTATAAAAGAGAACGGGAAATAAAGAATAGCCTTCTAAAACTGAAAGAAGAATTTACTCCCGAAAAATTAGAAGAAATAATTGAAAGTATTGACTTATAA
- the rpsP gene encoding 30S ribosomal protein S16: protein MLKLRLTRMGRAKRPTYRIAAMEVLSKRDGKAVAYLGNYFPLEDSKVVLKEEEIIKYLTNGAQPTRTVKSILVKAGVWAKFEEAKKK from the coding sequence ATGTTAAAATTAAGACTAACTAGAATGGGAAGAGCTAAAAGACCTACTTACAGAATAGCTGCAATGGAAGTTCTATCAAAAAGAGACGGTAAAGCAGTAGCTTACCTTGGGAACTACTTTCCACTAGAAGATTCTAAAGTAGTACTAAAAGAAGAAGAAATCATCAAGTATCTTACAAATGGTGCTCAGCCAACAAGAACAGTAAAAAGCATACTTGTAAAAGCAGGAGTATGGGCTAAATTTGAAGAAGCAAAGAAAAAATAA